GCATAGCGGGTTGTGGAACCAAATGAGGGCTTTACCTTATGCGAAGACTCAAGCGTGATCCGATGGAACGAGCATTTCAACGCGGTTATCAACATGGTGTTCAGGGCAAGTCCCGTGATACCTGCCCTTTCAGTAACCCAGAGGTCAGACAGAACTGGATGAATGGTTGGCGCGAAGGCCGAACCGATAATTGGGATGGCCTCAGAGGCATTTCCGGCGTGCACCGATTGAACGAGATGCACGCGGTAGGTTAACTCCCCCGCATTTGCTGATTTTTCCATGGCGCTCCACCCGAGCGTCCGGCCCTCGAGGCCCGGCCCCCGCTTTGCGGGGGCCTTTCATTTCAGTGCATGTCAGATCTAATGGCCTGCAACCGCATCAACGGCTTCACGAATCAACGCGGGGCCGCGGTAGACAAACCCACTGTAC
This sequence is a window from Halopseudomonas salegens. Protein-coding genes within it:
- the rmf gene encoding ribosome modulation factor, producing MRRLKRDPMERAFQRGYQHGVQGKSRDTCPFSNPEVRQNWMNGWREGRTDNWDGLRGISGVHRLNEMHAVG